A genomic window from Streptomyces broussonetiae includes:
- a CDS encoding sugar ABC transporter substrate-binding protein — protein MNAATPHKTPVRHLVAVLTASTSALTLTACGAIDSAVGSGGSASPGKGDDITVGLLLPDKDTARFEKFDHPIIKEEVASLTHGNGKVVYLNAEANPATQSRQLQQMVDDKVDIVLVDAVDAKAIAPNVQKAKDAGIPVIAYDRLAQGPVEAYVSHDNELVGQVQGRALVKALGPKASSSKIVMMNGDPADPNTARFKEGALGALQGQVDIVRQYDTDKWSPAIAKANMKKAIRSVGLGNIAAVYSANDGMAGAVIDALKEAGATTMPPVTGQDADLDAVRRIVSGEQYMTVYKSFLDEATDAAQMAVDKVQGKDIQFDALTSDTVDSPTTRKIPARLVPVVALTRDNIKSTVIADGVYSVKDICTPTYEADCAAIGLK, from the coding sequence CGTGCGGCGCCATCGACAGCGCCGTCGGCAGCGGCGGCTCCGCATCCCCGGGGAAGGGAGACGACATCACGGTGGGGCTGCTCCTGCCCGACAAGGACACGGCGCGCTTCGAGAAGTTCGACCACCCCATCATCAAGGAGGAGGTCGCTTCCCTCACGCACGGCAACGGCAAGGTCGTCTACCTCAACGCCGAGGCGAACCCGGCCACGCAGAGCCGGCAGTTGCAGCAGATGGTGGACGACAAGGTCGACATCGTTCTGGTGGACGCGGTGGATGCCAAGGCCATCGCGCCCAACGTGCAGAAGGCCAAGGACGCGGGCATTCCGGTCATCGCTTACGACCGCCTCGCGCAGGGACCGGTCGAGGCCTATGTCTCCCACGACAACGAGCTGGTCGGCCAGGTCCAGGGCCGCGCCCTCGTCAAGGCGCTCGGCCCGAAGGCGTCGAGCAGCAAGATCGTCATGATGAACGGCGACCCCGCCGACCCGAACACGGCGCGGTTCAAGGAGGGCGCGCTCGGCGCACTCCAGGGGCAGGTCGACATCGTCAGGCAGTACGACACCGACAAGTGGTCGCCCGCGATCGCCAAGGCGAACATGAAGAAGGCCATCCGGTCGGTCGGGCTCGGCAACATAGCCGCCGTCTACTCGGCGAACGACGGCATGGCAGGCGCCGTCATCGACGCGCTGAAGGAGGCGGGCGCCACCACGATGCCGCCGGTGACCGGGCAGGACGCGGATCTGGACGCGGTACGGCGGATCGTCTCGGGCGAGCAGTACATGACCGTGTACAAGTCGTTCCTGGACGAGGCCACTGATGCCGCGCAGATGGCGGTGGACAAGGTCCAGGGCAAGGACATCCAGTTCGACGCGCTGACCAGCGACACGGTCGACAGTCCGACGACGAGGAAAATCCCCGCGAGGCTCGTGCCGGTGGTCGCCCTCACGAGGGACAACATCAAGAGCACGGTGATCGCGGACGGCGTCTACTCCGTCAAGGACATCTGCACCCCGACGTACGAGGCGGACTGCGCCGCGATCGGCCTGAAGTAG